The DNA segment ttttgggaggggggcacacccatggtaggtggaagttcccagatctgggatcacacccacacctgtgccacagcagtgacccgagccactgcagtaacagcaccagatggttaacccactcaatgcaccacaaaggaactccaacagtttcttaagaaactaaacatactcttaccatacaatTTAACAGTTGCATCTCTTGGTATTTACCCTAATGAGTTACAAATGTTATGTCCACACCAAATCCTGTGCATGGATGTTTCTAGCAGCTTTATGCATCATTGCCCAAAGTTAgaggcaaccaagatgtcctttagtaggtgagtggataaatagACTGTGGTACATCCCAAGAAtggactaaaaagaaatgaggaatcaagccatgaaaaaacaCGAAGGAATCTTAAATACATATtgctagagttcccttgtggtacagtaggttaaggatccggcattgtcgtgagctgtggtggaggtcgcagacggcttggatctggcgtggctgtggtatggctggtggctacagctcccattagacccctggcctgggaacctccataggccatgggagtggccctagaaaaggcaaaaagccaaaaaaaaaaaaggtaaaactaagACAATCAAAAAGTCAGCGGTGGccaggggtggagtgggaggagagaggggcgAATAGGCGGAGCACAGGAGTTGGGGGGGCCATGAAACTTGTACCCTGCAAGATtctataatgatggatatatgtcatatatttgtCACCCCCCCAGGAGGCACGGTACCCAGAGTGAACCCAAATGTAcactgtggactttgggtgatgatcCTGAGTccatgtaggttcatcagttgtagcAAATGTACTGGTGGGAGATACTAATAGTGGGGAAGGttgtttggggggtagggggtggggatgTCAGGGGGCCATGTGGGAATTCTACTTtttgctcagttttgctgtgaggagttgccattgcggctcagcaggttaagaacctgacatagtgtctgtgaggattcaggttcactatctggcctcgttcagtcggttaaggatccagtgttgctgtgatctgtggtgtaagtcacagatgtggctcagatttggcgttgctgtagtGGTGacatcagccagcagctgcagctcctttttgccccctaggccaggaacttccgtatgccacaggttgcggccctaaaaacaaaaaaattatatgtagagAGGGAATCTAAGACTCCtctaaagtctttaaaaaaaattttaaggataatgtgaatcttaaattttttttttctttttgccttttcttgagccactcccgcggcatatggaggttcccaggctaggggtctaatcggagctgcagccgtcggcctccgccagagccacagcaactcgggatccaagccacgtctgtgacccacaccacagctcacggcaacgcaagatccttaacccactgagcaaggccagggattgaacccgcaacttcatggttcttggattcgtcaaccactgagccatgacgggaactccttaaatatttttcttattctcttgaaCCTAAGTCCAGAAACTTCAGCTAGACACGTCGTAGCAGCAGTTCTTGAAATACAGGTATTCAAACCTTCTAGTGAGGCAGATATTAACAGAGCCTCTAAATCCCCCTCCAGTTCTGATTGACATCAGCCTAGGAGAGGCAAGGCCCACTGACATAAATGAGTCATAGACCAGGCATATATCAGAGAAATGATTTAACAAATCTAACTGCATTTCCCCCCAGTTGTGGATGGGGATGCTTAGTTCCCAGCGTCCGTGGCGCAGTTAGAGGAGAAATGTATATGATAGAGCTGTAGATTCAGTCTAGGAGAGAGATGGGTGTTGGGTGTTAATTCAGCCACTATTTACGGGCATGTTGCCTAGGTCCTGCAAGTATAAACCATGTCCCTAGAGCCTGGCAGAGCCTCTGATGATGGTGCCAAGCAAGCATTACTAATGGCCTTTCAAGTAAGAACATATTCAGAGGCGCCTAAAACAGAAACTGTTGCTTGGTAAAGGGTGACTCAAACCAAATCTTCCAAGAGGGTGGGAAGGCTCTGCCCAGCAGAGAGAGACCCTTTAACAGTCCAGTGACTCTGAGGGAATCCACTTTTACTGGAGTGATGCTGATAGAGGTTTTGGTTCTGATCTGGTAGTGGTTTTGTAAGGTTGTTATGCAAATGAGATAATTCACATAAAGTACTTGGCTCACTGCAGGACATGTAGCGAGTGATTAAGTGGTAGCAATTATTAATAAATTACTATCTGCTCTTCCCAAGCTGTTAGGCTTCCCTATTAATGTTCTGGTAGCTTTAATGCTTTCCCAGTTCCAATGCTGATTGCTCTTGTATAAAGCAGTAACTTATCCTAttcaaaagcattcttttttagttttttgctttttaggctgcacctgtggcatatggaggttcccagtctaggagtcaatcagaggggcagctgctggcctatgtcacagcaatgtgggatccaagccacatctgtgacctacactgcagctctttgcaatgccagatccttaacccactgaacaaggccaggaattgaacctgtgtcctcatggatgctagtcagattcatttctgctgagccatatggGGAACTCCAGTCCCTCATTTTTATATGatcaaataatattcttttgaATGGATATaccattttgttcatccattctccaGTTGATGGATATCTGGTGATATATACTAAGCAGGGTGTGTATTTTTTTACCTAGGCATCTCTACTTCCACAGGATAAGTTCTAAGAAGTAAAACTAAGAGTTTAGAGACAGGTACAGAGTTTTCATCTTGATTGCTTACCCTTGTGTGTGTTTCCCCCCCAGTGCCACCCAAAACTTACTACCAGTGTTGGAGGTTCGATGAATGCAATTTTGATTTCATTTCGAGAAACCTAGGGGAGAAGAAGCTGAAGTACAACTGCTGCCAGAAGGACCTGTGCAACAAGAGTGATGCCACGATTTTATCAGGGAAAACCGCTCCGCTGGTGATCCTGCTGCTGGTAGCAACCTGGCACTTTTGTCTCTAACTGTACACCAGGAGAGTTTCTCCTCAACTTCCTCTGTCTCTATGTTCCTATTTCCCGTGCTGCGGTGTTCCAAGGGCTGTGTATGCTCCAGCTTCTTCCTGTTGGGAAGGACTAAACCTAGCTTGAGCACTTTGGATTAGAGAGAGAAACTCTGAGTGACTTTGAAGACCAGGCCTGTTGGCAGAGAAGACCTGTCAGAGGGGAAACGTTTTAAGAGTGAAGCACAGGTGATTTGAGCGAGGCTTATGCTTATGGTCCTCTGCTCTTGGCAGGACCAGCTTTGCGGTAACCATTCGAATAGATTGTGAAGTCCTTAGAGCTATCCCTCTGCTTCCTTGGATGTAGTTAGTGGGATCGgtattttttttggggtgggggtgggggtggggcagggggcttcTTTTCAACAGTCTCTTTCATAAGGAGTGGTTTATTTTCACCTTTCATGGCTCCTGTGTTGCCCAGGCAGGCATGATGGTAGTTCCAGGTATAGGCTGTCAGGGATGATGAGATTCCAGATGTGCAGTGATGGCCATGACTGCTGTCTTCTCAACCAGTCGGGATCTGGCTGGGAAGGAGACAAGCTTTCCAAATGGCAGGCCTATCTTTAGAAAGGTACCAGTGGCTGAAATCTGAGTTTTCCTCTATCGCTAAATTTTAAGTTGGTGTTGCTGTCTTTCCCTAGAAAAACTCAATAGCCTAAATTTAATGGTATGTTAAAACAGTCCCTCCCGCTCCCTGCCTTTTTTATCGGAGTGGTAGGATATTTTGGCTTTGTCATACATTCACAGTTAAAGACTAAACATTTGAACAGTCTCCGCTACATACATCTGACTTGAGGTTATTAAGTGTGCTTATTTTAAATGTTCCTGGGAGGAAGACTCTGTGTATACATAACATAGAAATGGAATGGGAGGAGGCTTTGGGGTCGTAATATGCAACCTCCAAATGTCACCATGAGCGTAACAGTAACTGGTCTACAGGGATGTATTTCACCTGCTGACATCCATCCAGCCTGCTGACTCCTGGCTGAGTCAGCATAGATGGTGTCAGATACATGTGTAAGGGCTCTTAGCATCAACACAAAGGTTGAGGTTTTTCGGAACCATTAGGAGTTTCCTTAAAGCCTGATACACCTTTGCAGGAGGGcatagtttttgcctttttcttgtgGGCATCGATGAATAGTTTTCAAGATCCAGTAGACTTAATGACATTTGTATGCTTACAATCTTAGCTGTATACTAATATCATAGCCTGACTTTTGCAGATGAAGGTAGAATTTCTggattaacattaaaaaaacaaacaaaaaaaaccctccttgaTTCTGTGATCTGTTGGACAAACCGATATGAATCCTGCctttctgaaaattaaatctcAAATGCATAAGTGTGGTGATTGCCCCCAAAGGATAACAGCACCTGCAGCCTAACCCATGGTAGCAACGTAAAGAAGAGGTCTCGCTCATGCTCTACCAGCTCTCTGCTGTTGACGCCACTACCCAAACACAGACAGAGGCTTCCTCATCAAAAGCCAGCAGTACCTTGGTGCCCTGCGTTCCCTATTAGTTCAGTacctttccttatttatttatttttttttctatttaggcctcacccagagcatatggaagttccctggatggggttgaatcggagcaacagctgtcagcctacaccacagccacagcagtgtggcaGCCAAGCAACATCCAtgcgacttacaccacggctcatggccatgctggctccttaaccccccaagcgcggcctgcatcctcatggatactaggcagtttggttcccgctgagccacaaagggaactcctgctgatgTCATCTTTACTCTTCTGTTCAAAGACCAAACACTAGGTGTGACTCTGTTCTCAATAAGCACTTTTTTCTGCCCAAGGACGTACTGACCATGCTCACAGCTAAGCGGCTCACTTCATACAGCGCCTTGTGGTTTTAAGGAACAAAAAATCAGTTTTGACTCAAGCAGaaaatgggaacctccatatgccgtgggaacggccctagaaaaggcaaaagagggAAGCGCCCTCTGTCCTCTGTAGTTGCTTGAACTAGTTGGAAAGAGTTTCTCGTCTTTGCAATCAGACATCCCTGACCAAGACGAAAAGACGGCTACTAGCGAGAAGTGTTAACAGACCCCATTCAAGGCTTCGtgcagctgaccctatgaataacttatgcctttaggtctttgttcttaagcttaagtcatttaccagcactgcgactgttttccaagcaagaagatggggtaaagcaaagcaggacaagatagttttcagcaaagacgctaagaaaatactgtagaaacatgtctcgtgacaatTTGCTAACAAAACCACCTTCCTCTGAGCCATAGGAAGCAGTTAAACATACACTAAAGATTGGAATGGAATGGCATGTGTCTAGGCTGTGAATGAAGTAGCTTTGCgacttttttaaaagtaggttTATAGTGAAACTCCACAGCAACAGAACTTTTCTCCAAGGCCGTACATCTCTCGCATGTTTTTAGAGGGGCCTTTTTCATGCCTCTGTCCCAGACTAGCTCTGAGCACATACCTCCCCACTCTGAGCCTCGGTATCATCCTCATTTGCAACAGTGGGACCGAGTGTAATGGACATTTGCATTTTAGCCCCCCCAGCATCTGTTCCTCCTCCCCTCTGGTAATGGAAGCATAGTTATCTTTTGGGGAGTTACTTCCACCCTTTAAGGGCACTCTTGGCAGAACTGTTCAGCAAGGTGGCCTGCCCTCCACTAGCCAAAAGGCAGGCCTGTTCTCTCCCGGAATTTAAGTTttgtggggtgtttttgttttttttgttttgttttgtttttggtctttttgccttttctagggccattcccatggcatatggaggttcccaggctaggggtctaattggagctgtagccaccagcctacaccacagccacagccacacgggatctgagctgcgtctgccagcTACacatacagctcacagcaatgccggatccttaacccactgagcgaggccagggattgaacccacaaccccatggttcctagtcggattcgttaaccactgagccacaacgggaactccctggaatttaAGTCTTGTATGGAATTATACAAGGGTCAAAAAAATTTTGGTTGAAGCTCTGAGTCTAAGCTTAGAAGAGCTTCATCAGACAGGCCAGTTTTCTTGCATTGACCGTCTGGAGGTGGGCAGCTGTTGAGGCATTGCTTCAGCTGCTCGGGGATGTCTGGGCAGGTGGATTTGGGCTATTTTTAGTCTTCCAGTCACAAAGTGACTGCAGAAGTTCCAGCATTGCATCAGGATTCAAGGCAGGAAGAGGAGATAAAGGAGAGCTTCagttgtctctgtctctcttatcAGCAAAGTAAAATCTTTCCCAGGAAGCTCCCAGGGATCTTCTGGTCATGTCTTGGGACTGGAACTGTGTCTCCTCGAGCTGCAAAGGGGCTGGCAAAGctagtatttaatttttctagccTCTATAGGGGAGAGCAGTAAGGGAAAAGGGCTAGAAATAGTCCCTGAGAATAGCCAGCCATCAGCACCTACCACCCCAAGGGCTACATGGAACAGCTGTCAATTCCTTCCTCCTACCTGGATCCCCAAAGCTGCTGTGATCTCTGCACTTTCTAAATCTCTTCTTtctagagcatatggaagttcccaggcaaggagtccaataagagctgcagctgccagcctacaccacggccacatccacgccagatccaagctgtatctgcgacctgtgcagcttgtggcaacaccggatccttaatccactgagcgaggccgaaaattgaacccgcatcttcatggacactgtgttgggtttttaacccactgagccatgatgcgttCGCTCATTAGCTAACGAAGCCTAATTCTTCAGCTTTTAATTCCATGAGCTGTCCCCTAGCCCTCGAAATCTTAAATTCTCAATATCAACCTCTGTCGCTTGTGAACAGAAAATTCTGACAGACCTACCCTGTAAGCGTTACTGTCAGGATAACATGAAAATGCAGTTAAGTGGTCAGGGTACCATACCGTCATTTTACCCAAGGTTGCATGGCTAGTTCGTGCTGGTTGATGGGATTTAGACTCAGCTCTCATCATCTAGGCCCCTGCACTCTCCATGCCAACTAATCTACCGCTCAGGcttcagtttattaaaaaaaaaaaattatactttgcaAATGCAGAGGAACACATCCACCAAGGGAAACGAGACTAAGGGctgggctgcatttttttttttttgaaactttcttGAACTAGTGGGCATTAGGGAGGGAGATGGGAATGCCTGGGCCCTCCAGGTTCAGACCAACACAACGATGAATTGAAATGAGTAATAAAGAAGAGACTGTTCCATGCTTCCCAGAAGAGCTGGGCCCTTCAACTGTGGTACAAACAACTTTCAGTTAGAGCCAGCCCCCTgccaggaaggggaagggaagccaGAGGCCAGAGAGGTGGCCTGGCTTGAGGCATGAATGAACTGACAGGAAGCTTGAGCGGAAGTGGTGCGAGGGCTGAGCTTGGGAGCCAGCCTGCCTGTCTGGAATACCAGCGCCCACGCTCCCAGGCCATAGGACCTCAGGTAAGTGACTTAACctataagcctcagtttcctcatctggagaaTGGGAATACCACCACCTACTCCTGGGGTGGttagagaaaggaaatgagtGAAGTAGCCTCTCTTTGTTATGTTTATTACCGCTGTCTTCAGGAAGACAATAGGGAATCAACTTCTAGGCCCTGGGGCTTCTCGGTTATTGGAGCTGGTTTGGTTCTCTATGAGGGGACCCTTCCCCCACAACTCCACTGTCCTAGTCACTTCGCCGGGGTTTGGTGGTGATTTAAGGAATCCAAGTGTCACTCAATACTAATCATAGCCACACCTTATTGAGCCTCTGTGATGTGTCCCAGGTACCACTTATGCTTATTTGCATCAAGTACATCAAATTTGTGAAGCAGAtaattgtcttcattttatagacCAGGAATTGAGGGGTCAGGGAGCTGACATGACTCTGCCAGAGTCACGAAGAGTCCTGAGGCAAACACAACGCATCTCAGCCCCTTCAGGCTACTCTAAAAAGATAGCATCGACTGAGTGACTGGAGCCTGGCAAGTCCAAGATCACAGCTCCAGGGTGTATTCAGTCTGGGGAGATccccacttcctggttcatagatagAGGTGGCTGACTTCTCActgtgttcctctttttttttttttttttttttttttgcttttttagggcacactccgaggcatatggaagttcctaggctacgggtcaaatggtcgaatgggagctacagctgccaacctccaccacagccacaaccatgtgggatccgagcctcatctataGCCTATGCCAccgctcacagcgacaccagatccttaacccactgagggaggccaggatcaaacccaagtcctcatggaggcccatcgggttcattactgctgagccacgttgggcACTCCGGGAGCTGTCTTTTCTAAGGGCACACAT comes from the Phacochoerus africanus isolate WHEZ1 chromosome 4, ROS_Pafr_v1, whole genome shotgun sequence genome and includes:
- the CD59 gene encoding CD59 glycoprotein, coding for MGSKGGFILLWLLSILAVLCHFGHSLQCYNCINPAGSCTTAMNCSHNQDACIFVEAVPPKTYYQCWRFDECNFDFISRNLGEKKLKYNCCQKDLCNKSDATILSGKTAPLVILLLVATWHFCL